From one Culex quinquefasciatus strain JHB chromosome 3, VPISU_Cqui_1.0_pri_paternal, whole genome shotgun sequence genomic stretch:
- the LOC6045114 gene encoding neurofibromin isoform X3, with protein sequence MATQKPGEWANSLLARFEEQLPYRTGPHGTQARLSIDQTMTCLIQISRYRFSLVISGLTKMLQRVNEIFQPPACRGHEPERCCYDSLIVILETLERCLSGQSKDTARFEEAMNVKLLLREICQFIDIQNENNQNAASLKALASKVLYALSQNHFGAVFNRISARLQELSTCSEENPDYSDIELIQHIDLDVNRLTKLLAETIQKFKSLKKSAHFILLNSLEKALWNWIEFHPKEFEDLQRSPNDELSKCCETFFDILDSYAENKKARTLLWPLQIMLLVLSPKVLEEIVNADSGAPCSPRHVKKKHFMEGIKKGLGAHASSKQSTESAAIACVKLCKASTYININDSNNVTFQLVQSVINDLKALLFNPAKPFSRSQIYNTQDTDLMIDCWVSCFRIKPHNNEALKVCLSLNSPPAYHYVIVSSLLKIVTHARLPWWPKIDLVYARSAELRALFTDTLNKATQGYIAHTPLRMITSLTLKSKDAQSRLTRPDEGPAHKALLLLMVRLIHADPMLLLNSLGKAGHEVQSSTLELINGLVSLVHQPTMPDVAQEAMEALLALHSPDKIEVWNPEAPINTFWDVSSQVLFSISQKLIQHQIANYTDVLKWLREILICRNTFLQRHKDYATVGCHIAICRQAHIKLEVVFFMYLWSVDLDAVMVSLSCFGLLCEEAEIRSGSDELSVGLILPNYHLYQELSHVSSTLTTQNTESRYNFYEHTQGRAALQKNIMSLLRKIEHCVNGVQPAWEETFRNWEVTSKLLQNYPKGKLEDGQAEVLHRSMGKRRASHQSTEHDLEEQITEWANMTWFLLALGGVCLQKPRNQRTTHTQALPIGASGPSLMQSTTSLSSSSSGRGSMHPIMGSLVSSMGGGSQDVQYCPVTQFIGQLLRLLVCNNEKFGPQIQKHVKELVGQEMSAQLYPILFDQIRAIVEKFFDQQGQVVVTDINTQFIEHTIYIMKSVLDGRQSKDQNDQPSNSEHLGVTSIENLMLAIVRYVRHLDMTVHAIHIKTKLCQLVEVMMKRRDDLAFRQEMKFRNKLVEYLTDWVMGTSHQIAPPSSGDVTIITRDLDQACMEAVAALLRGLPLQPEESDRGDLMDAKSALFLKYFTLFMNLLNDCVDGSEADKDANNPPLLPPRPRVAAGKLTALRNATIQAMSNLLSANIDSGLMHSIDLGYNPDLQTRAAFMEVLTQILQQGTEFDTLAESVMADRFEQLVQLVTMISDKGELPIAMALASVVTTSQMDELARVLVTLFDAKHLLSPLLWNMFYREVEVSDCMQTLFRGNSLGSKIMAFCFKIYGASYLQGLLEPLIRPLLDDPVTSFEVDPARLEATEDIEVNRKNLIALTQKVFDAIVNSADRFPPQLRSMCHCLYQVLSKRFPNLLQNNIGAVGTVIFLRFINPAIVSPQELGIVGKQVPTQIKRGLMLMSKILQNIANHVEFSKEQHMLCFNDFLRSHFEGGRRFFIQIASDCETVDQTSHSMSFISDANVLALHRLLWSHQERIGDYLSSSRDHKAVGRRPFDKMATLLAYLGPPEHKPVDSHLLFSSYARWSSIDMSSTNFEEIMVKHQMHEKEEFKTLKSMNIFYQAGTSKAGNPVFYYIARRYKIGETNGDLLIYHVILSLKPFCHSPFEVVIDFTHTCSDNRFRTEFLQKWFYVLPEVAYENLHAVYIYNCNSWVREYTKFHDRILVPLKGCRKLIFLDSPAKLNDVIDPEQQKLPGATLSLDEDLKVFNNALKLSHKDTKVAIKVGPTALQITSAEKTKVLAHSVLLNDVYYASEIEEVCLVDDNQFTLSIANESSQLSFIHNDCDNIVQAIIHIRNRWELSQPDSVTVHQKIRPKDVPGTLLNMALLNLGSSDPNLRTAAYNQLCALTATFDLKIEGQLLETQGLCIPSNNTIFIKSVSETLATNEPHLTLEFLEECIQGFQRSTIELKHLCLEYMTPWLANLVRFCKPSDEGKRQKQVALILEKLINLTIDQKEMYPSIQAKIWGSIGQIPELIDMVLDNFIHKSVSSGLGSPQVEIMADTAVALASANVQLVAKKVIGRLCRVMDKTCHSPTQYLEQHMMWDDIAILARYLLMLSFNNCLDVARHLPYLFHSVTFLVCSGSLSMRASTHGLVINIIHSLCTCTKPSFSEETQRVLRLSLDEFSLPKFYLLFGISKVKSAAVTAFRSSCRHPNDRWLGNERVSQAPPADRERLALPSLEVITDALLEIMEACMRDIPECDWLQTWTSLAKSFAFCYNPALQPRALIVFGCISKSITDQDVKQLLRILVKALESFNDIILLEALVMCLTRLQPLLRPESPIHKALFWIAISVLQLDESTLYAAGLALLEQNLHTLNSQQLFDKQNIADVMMATREPLEWHFKQLDHAVGLSFKSNFHFALVGHLLKGFRHPTPTTVSRTSRILTMLLGIIAKPQRRDKFEVTPESVAYLTALVCLSEEVRSRCHVKHTLPRVDVAGGDPTAAGAATGGAQPGSAGGNGGNVRRQKSWDMLDQSAIQYARQSHKVQQHQDPAIKGKSWRSLDLTHNPNLGMISHSSFVSHACTNTNTTTVTPSAYSNNTNTNIPNNSNSNNSNNTNVNSINTGGPVAGGGAYHRSDFRNRRSSSEPVNNQMVLNNPNIAKLLALKQAHIYSGTSASSAPPSAICTSTTTSTITTNLLTTYCTTTTTTTNTSTLTISTAHSSATNSTSPAQSIEDVENDDDANNFIVDCLQDISSIKCSKTGRLLFKTQRSFSVPTPKQGQGKSAGISDRQKERGSRSSVSNESNVLLDPEVLPDSSTQALVLTVLATLVKYTTDETETRVLYQYLAEGSVVFPKVFPVIHSLLDQKVNNVLSVSNDQIVLASVQSIIQNMLASEDASQQPLHFLQSCGFGGLWRFAGPFTKYNMMVESSELFVNCLEAMVETCLPVEETAPMPPSPRPYNLSSSLSSLTLGSPTDKAFSSESLDHDGFSGSVSSLRRASCSKARSTKHRFVDSPTHNI encoded by the exons ATGGCCACCCAGAAGCCCGGCGAGTGGGCCAACTCGCTTTTGGCCCGGTTCGAGGAACAG CTGCCATACCGCACCGGTCCTCATGGAACGCAAGCTCGTCTCAGTATCGACCAGACGATGACCTGTTTAATTCAGATCTCCCGGTACCGGTTCTCGCTGGTCATTTCCGGCCTAACCAAGATGCTCCAGCGGGTCAACGAGATT TTTCAGCCGCCGGCCTGCCGCGGTCACGAGCCCGAACGCTGCTGCTACGATTCGCTGATAGTAATTCTGGAGACGCTCGAGCGATGCCTGTCCGGACAGTCCAAGGATACGGCACGGTTCGAGGAAGCCATGAACGTGAAGCTGCTACTGAGAGAAATATGTCAGTTTATAG ATATTCAAAACGAAAACAATCAGAACGCAGCCTCACTGAAAGCGTTAGCTTCCAAAGTCCTGTACGCTCTATCTCAGAATCATTTCGGAGCTGTTTTCAATCGCATTTCGGCACGACTGCAGGAACTCAGCACCTGCTCGGAGGAAAACCCAGATTACAGCGACATCGAGCTCATACAACATATCGATTTGGACGTGAATCGCCTGACTAAGCTGTTGGCAGAAACCATACAAAAGTTCAAATCGTTGAAAAAGTCAGCCCACTTTATACTGCTGAATTCCCTGGAAAAGGCCCTCTGGAATTGGATAGAGTTCCACCCAAAAGAGTTTGAAGACTTGCAGCGCAGCCCGAATGACGAGCTATCAAAGTGCTGCGagacatttttcgatattttggatTCGTACGCAGAAAACAAAAAGGCCAGAACACTGTTGTGGCCACTGCAAATAATGTTGCTGGTGCTAAGTCCCAAGGTGCTGGAAGAAATCGTAAACGCAGACTCTGGAGCTCCTTGCTCGCCGAGGCACGTGAAGAAAAAACATTTCATGGAAGGCATCAAAAAGGGCCTAGGAGCACACGCATCTTCGAAACAGTCCACCGAATCAGCAGCTATCGCGTGTGTCAAGCTATGCAAGGCATCAACGTACATCAACATCAACGACTCCAACAACGTAACGTTTCAACTGGTGCAGAGCGTCATCAATGATCTGAAGGCACTGCTGTTCAACCCAGCCAAACCATTCTCCCGATCGCAGATTTACAACACCCAGGATACCGACCTTATGATCGACTGTTGGGTGTCCTGCTTTCGGATCAAACCGCACAACAACGAAGCACTTAAGGTCTGTCTCAGTCTTAACTCACCGCCAGCATATCATTACGTCATTGTCAGCTCGCTGCTGAAGATCGTGACCCATGCTCGGTTGCCTTGGTGGCCTAAGATTGATCTGGTGTACGCCAGATCGGCAGAACTACGCGCCCTCTTCACGGACACTCTGAACAAAGCCACCCAAGGCTACATAGCGCACACTCCACTCAGGATGATCACATCGCTTACGCTCAAGTCAAAAGACGCTCAGAGTAGACTGACACGACCCGACGAAGGTCCGGCCCACAAAGCGCTACTTCTGCTGATGGTAAGACTGATTCATGCCGATCCAATGCTATTGCTGAACAGTCTCGGCAAAGCCGGCCACGAAGTGCAGAGTTCAACGCTGGAGTTGATCAACGGGTTAGTCTCACTGGTTCATCAACCCACCATGCCCGACGTTGCACAAGAAGCTATGGAAGCATTACTAGCCCTTCATTCGCCTGACAAAATTGAGGTTTGGAATCCTGAAGCACCAATCAACACGTTCTGGGACGTCAGCTCACAAGTTTTGTTCTCAATATCCCAGAAACTAATTCAGCATCAAATTGCCAACTACACCGACGTACTGAAATGGTTGCGAGAAATATTGATCTGCCGGAATACCTTCCTCCAGAGACACAAGGATTACGCCACCGTAGGATGTCACATCGCGATCTGCCGGCAGGCACACATCAAGCTAGAAGTTGTATTCTTCATGTATTTATGGTCTGTGGATTTGGACGCGGTTATGGTTTCGCTGTCTTGCTTCGGATTGCTATGCGAAGAGGCTGAAATTCGCTCGGGTTCGGACGAGCTCAGTGTGGGACTCATTTTGCCAAACTATCATCTCTACCAGGAACTGTCACACGTGTCCAGCACGCTGACAACGCAAAACACCGAATCGCGATACAACTTTTACGAGCACACACAAGGACGAGCGGCTCTGCAAAAAAACATCATGTCGCTGTTGAGGAAAATCGAGCATTGTGTGAACGGCGTGCAGCCCGCATGGGAAGAAACGTTCCGAAACTGGGAGGTCACCTCAAAACTGTTGCAGAACTATCCCAAGGGAAAGCTGGAAGATGGACAAGCGGAGGTCCTTCATAGAAGCATGGGTAAGCGAAGAGCTAGTCACCAAAGTACGGAGCACGATCTCGAAGAGCAGATCACCGAATGGGCAAACATGACATGGTTCCTGTTGGCGCTTGGTGGCGTTTGCTTGCAGAAACCTCGTAACCAACGAACGACCCACACCCAGGCGCTACCCATCGGTGCTAGTGGCCCTTCGTTGATGCAGTCTACCACGTCACTGTCCAGTTCCAGCTCTGGTCGTGGCTCGATGCATCCGATTATGGGCTCGCTGGTGTCATCAATGGGAGGCGGTAGTCAAGATGTTCAGTATTGTCCCGTTACGCAGTTCATCGGCCAGTTGCTGCGTCTGCTGGTTTGCAACAACGAAAAGTTTGGGCCCCAAATTCAAAAGCACGTGAAAGAGCTTGTCGGACAGGAAATGTCAGCCCAACTTTATCCAATACTGTTTGATCAGATTCGAGCAATCGTGGAAAAGTTCTTCGACCAGCAAGGCCAGGTCGTGGTTACCGACATCAACACGCAGTTTATCGAGCATACCATTTACATCATGAAATCGGTGTTGGATGGACGGCAAAGCAAGGATCAGAACGATCAACCGTCCAACTCGGAACATCTGGGCGTAACTAGCATCGAGAATCTTATGTTGGCCATTGTACGTTACGTTCGCCACCTTGATATGACAGTGCATGCAATCCACATCAAAACAAAGCTGTGCCAATTGGTGGAGGTGATGATGAAACGTCGAGACGATCTCGCTTTTCGACAGGAGATGAAGTTCCGCAACAAGCTGGTTGAATACCTTACCGATTGGGTCATGGGAACGTCCCATCAGATCGCGCCGCCGAGTTCCGGAGACGTTACAATCATCACTCGTGATTTGGACCAGGCCTGTATGGAAGCGGTTGCTGCCCTTCTTCGTGGGCTACCGCTCCAACCGGAAGAATCGGATCGTGGCGATCTGATGGATGCAAAGAGTGCATTGTTCCTAAAGTATTTCACTCTCTTTATGAATCTCCTGAATGACTGCGTAGATGGATCTGAAGCAGACAAGGATGCCAACAATCCGCCGCTGTTACCTCCAAGACCTCGTGTAGCAGCCGGGAAGTTGACAGCACTACGGAACGCTACAATTCAGGCAATGTCCAATCTACTTAGCGCAAACATTGATTCCGGCCTAATGCACTCGATTGATTTGGGCTATAATCCCGATTTACAAACCAGAGCAGCTTTTATGGAAGTGCTTACACAAATCCTGCAACAAGGAACCGAGTTTGACACACTAGCAGAATCCGTGATGGCCGATCGATTTGAACAGCTGGTTCAGCTTGTGACAATGATAAGTGACAAGGGTGAATTACCTATCGCGATGGCTTTGGCATCGGTGGTCACAACTTCTCAAATGGATGAGCTTGCGCGCGTTTTGGTAACCCTGTTTGATGCCAAACACTTGCTGTCCCCTCTGCTGTGGAACATGTTTTACCGTGAGGTGGAGGTTTCCGATTGCATGCAGACGCTGTTCCGTGGAAACTCTTTGGGAAGCAAAATAATGGCCTTCTGCTTCAAGATCTACGGTGCAAGCTATCTACAGGGACTGCTGGAACCGCTGATTCGTCCACTGCTTGACGATCCAGTCACAAGCTTCGAGGTAGATCCTGCTCGCTTGGAGGCCACAGAGGACATCGAAGTGAACAGAAAGAATCTGATTGCCCTTACGCAGAAAGTGTTTGACGCCATTGTCAACTCCGCGGACCGGTTTCCGCCACAACTTCGCTCAATGTGTCACTGCTTGTACCAGGTGCTGAGCAAACGATTCCCGAATTTACTACAGAACAACATTGGAGCGGTAGGAACGGTTATCTTTCTACGATTCATCAATCCAGCGATCGTGTCCCCACAAGAGTTGGGCATCGTTGGAAAGCAAGTCCCCACTCAAATCAAGCGTGGTCTCATGCTAATGTCCAAAATTCTGCAAAACATTGCGAACCACGTGGAATTCTCCAAAGAGCAGCACATGCTCTGTTTCAACGACTTCCTGCGATCGCACTTCGAGGGCGGTCGGAGATTCTTCATTCAAATCGCTTCCGATTGTGAAACTGTTGATCAAACGTCGCACAGTATGAGCTTCATATCGGATGCGAACGTGCTGGCACTGCATCGCTTGTTGTGGTCTCACCAGGAACGCATCGGAGACTATCTGTCGAGCAGTCGAGATCACAAAGCCGTCGGAAGACGTCCGTTTGATAAGATGGCAACGCTGTTGGCGTATCTTGGGCCGCCGGAGCACAAACCTGTGGATTCGCACCTGTTGTTTTCAAGCTATGCGCGCTGGAGTTCGATCGATATGTCGTCGACAAACTTTGAGGAGATAATGGTCAAGCATCAGATGCACGAGAAGGAGGAGTTCAAGACGCTCAAGTCGATGAACATTTTCTATCAGGCTGGCACGAGCAAAGCGGGTAATCCGGTGTTTTACTACATTGCTCGACGGTACAAGATCGGAGAGACGAATGGAGACTTGCTGATTTACCACGTGATACTGTCGCTGAAACCGTTCTGCCACTCGCCGTTTGAAGTTGTGATCGACTTTACGCACACCTGTTCGGATAACCGCTTCCGGACGGAGTTCCTTCAAAAGTGGTTCTACGTTCTTCCGGAGGTTGCGTATGAGAATCTGCACGCAGTTTACATTTACAATTGCAATTCATGGGTTCGAGAGTATACCAAGTTTCACGATCGCATACTGGTACCGCTGAAAGGTTGTCGTAAGCTGATCTTCCTAGATTCGCCAGCTAAACTTAACGATGTCATCGATCCCGAACAGCAAAAACTTCCCGGTGCGACACTTTCGCTGGACGAAGATTTGAAGGTGTTCAACAACGCACTCAAACTGAGTCACAAAGACACCAAGGTTGCTATTAAGGTTGGACCAACGGCACTGCAGATTACATCCGCTGAGAAGACAAAAGTGCTAGCACATTCGGTGCTGCTGAACGATGTGTACTATGCGTCTGAAATTGAAGAAGTTTGTCTGGTAGACGATAACCAGTTTACGTTGTCCATTGCCAACGAGAGTTCCCAGCTGAGTTTCATACACAACGACTGCGACAACATCGTCCAAGCAATAATCCACATCCGCAACCGGTGGGAGCTGAGTCAACCGGACTCGGTGACGGTTCATCAGAAGATACGTCCGAAGGATGTTCCTGGTACGCTACTGAACATGGCGCTGCTGAATTTGGGTTCGTCCGATCCCAACCTGAGAACGGCTGCCTACAATCAGCTGTGCGCGTTGACGGCGACGTTCGATCTCAAAATCGAGGGCCAACTGCTGGAAACGCAGGGATTGTGCATTCCGTCGAACAACACCATCTTCATCAAGTCGGTTAGCGAGACGCTTGCCACGAACGAGCCACATTTGACGCTCGAGTTCCTGGAAGAGTGTATTCAAGGCTTTCAACGGAGTACGATTGAGCTGAAGCATTTGTGTTTGGAGTACATGACACCGTGGTTGGCTAATTTGGTGCGGTTTTGTAAACCATCCGACGAAGGTAAACGCCAGAAGCAGGTTGCGCTGATTTTGGAGAAGCTGATCAATCTCACCATTGACCAGAAGGAGATGTACCCCTCGATACAGGCGAAGATCTGGGGGTCGATTGGTCAAATCCCCGAGCTGATTGATATGGTTCTGGATAATTTTATTCATAAATCGGTGAGCTCCGGGTTGGGATCGCCACAGGTGGAGATCATGGCTGATACAGCGGTGGCGTTGGCTTCCGCAAATGTACAACTAGTGGCGAAGAAGGTGATTGGGCGACTGTGTCGAGTTATGGACAAAACGTGTCATTCACCAACGCAGTATCTCGAGCAGCACATGATGTGGGACGACATCGCGATTCTGGCCCGCTACTTGCTCATGTTGTCGTTCAACAACTGCTTGGACGTCGCCCGTCATCTGCCGTACCTGTTTCATTCGGTAACGTTCCTGGTGTGCAGCGGATCTCTGTCGATGCGCGCCTCAACCCACGGTCTAGTCATCAACATCATACACTCACTGTGTACGTGTACAAAGCCCTCCTTTTCGGAGGAAACCCAGCGCGTCCTTCGCCTGTCGTTGGACGAGTTCTCGTTGCCAAAGTTCTATCTGCTGTTCGGTATCAGCAAGGTCAAATCCGCAGCCGTGACTGCGTTCCGTTCGTCGTGTCGTCATCCGAACGATCGCTGGCTGGGAAATGAACGAGTCTCGCAGGCTCCTCCCGCCGATCGTGAACGGCTAGCGCTACCCTCGCTGGAGGTCATCACCGATGCGCTGCTGGAAATCATGGAGGCCTGCATGCGAGACATCCCCGAGTGCGACTGGTTGCAGACGTGGACATCGCTGGCGAAGAGCTTCGCCTTCTGCTACAATCCTGCGCTGCAACCGAGGGCGTTGATCGTTTTCGGGTGCATCTCCAAGAGTATTACCGACCAGGACGTCAAACAATTGCTGCGGATCTTGGTGAAGGCCCTGGAGTCCTTCAACGATATAATTCTGCTGGAGGCTCTAGTCATGTGTCTAACACGCCTGCAACCGCTGCTCCGTCCAGAGTCCCCGATCCACAAGGCCCTGTTCTGGATAGCGATCAGCGTGCTCCAGCTGGACGAATCAACGCTGTACGCGGCCGGGCTGGCGCTGCTCGAGCAGAACCTCCACACGCTCAACTCGCAGCAACTGTTCGACAAGCAGAACATCGCCGACGTCATGATGGCAACGCGGGAACCCCTCGAGTGGCACTTCAAACAGCTCGACCACGCCGTCGGCCTCTCGTTCAAGTCCAACTTCCACTTTGCGCTGGTGGGCCACCTGCTGAAGGGGTTCCGCCACCCGACGCCGACGACCGTGTCGCGCACGTCGCGCATCCTCACCATGCTGCTGGGCATCATCGCCAAGCCCCAGCGCCGGGACAAGTTCGAGGTGACGCCGGAGAGTGTGGCGTACCTGACGG CACTCGTCTGTCTCTCGGAGGAGGTACGATCGCGGTGTCACGTGAAGCACACGCTACCGCGGGTGGACGTGGCCGGCGGAGATCCGACGGCAGCGGGTGCAGCCACAGGTGGAGCGCAGCCCGGAAGCGCTGGCGGAAACGGTGGGAACGTTAGGCGTCAAAAATCGTGGGACATGTTGGACCAGTCGGCGATTCAGTACGCGCGGCAGTCGCACAAGGTGCAGCAGCATCAG GACCCAGCTATCAAAGGAAAATCCTGGCGAAGTCTTGACTTAACCCATAATCCGAATCTGGGAATGATCAGTCATTCCTCGTTTGTGTCACATGCTTGTACTAATACCAACACGACTACAGTCACACCTTCTGCGTATAGTAACAATACCAACACCAACATCCCGAATAATAGTAACAGCAACAACAGTAACAACACGAATGTAAACAGTATCAATACGGGTGGTCCGGTCGCTGGTGGTGGTGCCTACCATCGGAGTGACTTCCGCAACCGGCGTTCTTCGTCAGAACCGGTTAACAATCAGATGGTTCTGAACAATCCCAACATTGCCAAGTTGCTGGCCCTCAAACAGGCCCACATTTACTCCGGTACCAGTGCTTCTTCTGCTCCTCCTTCTGCTATTTGTACCtctacaacaacatcaacaattaCAACAAACTTACTCACCACATACTGTAcaacaaccaccaccaccacgaaTACCAGTACGCTGACGATCAGTACTGCCCACAGTAGTGCTACTAACAGCACTAGCCCGGCCCAATCTATCGAAGATGTTGAGAACGACGATGACGCGAATAACTTTATCGTCGACTGCTTGCAAGACATTTCATCGATCAAA TGTTCAAAAACGGGCCGCCTACTGTTCAAGACGCAGCGCTCGTTCTCCGTGCCGACGCCGAAGCAAGGCCAGGGCAAGTCCGCTGGAATAAGTGATCGGCAGAAG GAACGCGGCTCCCGCTCGTCCGTGTCCAACGAGTCGAACGTGCTGCTCGATCCGGAGGTGCTGCCGGATTCGTCCACGCAAGCACTGGTGCTGACGGTGCTGGCAACGCTGGTCAAGTACACCACCGACGAGACGGAAACGCGCGTGCTGTACCAGTACCTGGCCGAGGGTTCCGTTGTGTTCCCGAAGGTGTTTCCGGTGAT CCACTCGCTGCTCGACCAGAAGGTAAACAACGTGCTGTCGGTGTCCAACGATCAGATCGTGCTCGCTTCGGTGCAAAGCATCATCCAGAACATGCTGGCCAGCGAGGACGCCTCGCAGCAGCCGCTTCACTTCCTGCAGAGCTGCGGTTTCGGCGGACTGTGGCGATTCGCTGGACCGTTCACCAAG TACAACATGATGGTCGAATCCTCCGAACTTTTTGTCAACTGTCTGGAGGCGATGGTCGAGACGTGTCTGCCGGTGGAGGAAACCGCTCCGATGCCGCCGTCACCGCGGCCCTACAACCTGAGCTCGAGCCTGAGCAGCCTGACGCTGGGATCGCCGACGGACAAAG